One Brachybacterium kimchii genomic window carries:
- the tuf gene encoding elongation factor Tu, translated as MAKAKFERTKPHVNIGTIGHVDHGKTTLTAAISKVLYDQYPDLNEKRDFDQIDNAPEEKQRGITINISHIEYETEKRHYAHVDAPGHADYIKNMITGAAQMDGAILVVAATDGPMAQTREHVLLARQVGVPYLLVALNKSDMVDDEEILELVEMEVRELLGSQEFDEDAPVIRVSALKALEGDEKWVKSVQDLMAAADDNIPDPVRDLDKPFLMPVEDVFTIQGRGTVVTGKVERGKLPINSEVEIVGIRPAQKTTVTGIEMFHKQMDEAWAGENCGLLLRGTKREDVERGQVVVKPGSITPHTNFEAQVYILSKDEGGRHNPFYSNYRPQFYFRTTDVTGVITLPEGTEMVMPGDNTEMSVELIQPIAMEDGLGFAIREGGRTVGSGRVTKIIK; from the coding sequence ATGGCCAAGGCCAAGTTCGAGCGGACCAAGCCGCACGTCAACATCGGCACCATCGGTCACGTCGACCATGGCAAGACCACGCTGACCGCTGCGATCTCGAAGGTCCTGTACGACCAGTACCCGGATCTCAACGAGAAGCGGGACTTCGACCAGATCGACAACGCGCCGGAGGAGAAGCAGCGCGGCATCACGATCAACATCTCGCACATCGAGTACGAGACCGAGAAGCGCCACTACGCGCACGTCGACGCCCCCGGCCACGCCGACTACATCAAGAACATGATCACCGGTGCGGCCCAGATGGACGGCGCGATCCTCGTGGTCGCGGCGACCGACGGCCCCATGGCCCAGACCCGCGAGCACGTGCTGCTCGCCCGTCAGGTCGGCGTCCCCTACCTGCTGGTCGCGCTCAACAAGTCCGACATGGTCGACGACGAGGAGATCCTCGAGCTCGTCGAGATGGAGGTCCGTGAGCTGCTCGGCTCGCAGGAGTTCGACGAGGACGCCCCCGTCATCCGCGTGTCCGCTCTCAAGGCCCTCGAGGGCGACGAGAAGTGGGTCAAGTCCGTCCAGGACCTGATGGCCGCGGCCGACGACAACATCCCGGACCCGGTCCGCGATCTCGACAAGCCCTTCCTCATGCCCGTCGAGGACGTCTTCACCATCCAGGGCCGCGGCACCGTCGTGACCGGCAAGGTGGAGCGCGGCAAGCTGCCGATCAACTCCGAGGTCGAGATCGTCGGCATCCGCCCGGCGCAGAAGACCACGGTCACCGGCATCGAGATGTTCCACAAGCAGATGGACGAGGCGTGGGCCGGCGAGAACTGCGGCCTGCTCCTTCGCGGCACCAAGCGCGAGGACGTCGAGCGCGGCCAGGTCGTCGTGAAGCCGGGTTCGATCACCCCGCACACCAACTTCGAGGCGCAGGTCTACATCCTGTCCAAGGACGAGGGCGGCCGTCACAACCCGTTCTACTCGAACTACCGTCCGCAGTTCTACTTCCGCACCACGGACGTCACCGGCGTCATCACGCTGCCCGAGGGCACCGAGATGGTCATGCCCGGCGACAACACCGAGATGTCGGTGGAGCTCATCCAGCCCATCGCCATGGAGGACGGCCTCGGCTTCGCCATCCGCGAGGGTGGCCGCACCGTCGGCTCCGGCCGCGTCACCAAGATCATCAAGTGA
- a CDS encoding general stress protein, with protein MTQPQQQPSPLTARLYKLEYPRSLGTYSTYAEVQAVVDALADAEFPVENTMIVGTDLKLMERVTGRRTWRKVLLNGALSGVWMGLFIGLLLALFSGHLLQTVISGVLFGVVFFTIWSAIGYAATGGNRDFTSMTATIPMQYELMVEHSHAQAARSILLAAGATPPGPAAPQGAGRGANGAPVVPAAAGSPQPVRPPHGDYGAQSAAGSAGGTGPQRLQDASAPSSAYAAEGTRSDDASSVATGADASPSAGNRPQYGRPAAPAPTRSASAASPSRPQYGRPASAPTADPEQTDDDGATDATHRDPRP; from the coding sequence ATGACACAGCCTCAGCAGCAGCCCTCACCTCTGACGGCGCGGCTCTACAAGCTCGAGTATCCGCGCTCGCTCGGCACGTACAGCACCTATGCCGAGGTGCAGGCCGTGGTGGATGCGCTCGCGGATGCCGAGTTCCCGGTGGAGAACACGATGATCGTGGGCACCGACCTCAAGCTCATGGAGCGGGTCACGGGACGCCGCACGTGGCGCAAGGTCCTGCTGAACGGCGCGCTGAGCGGCGTCTGGATGGGTCTGTTCATCGGGCTGCTGCTCGCCCTGTTCTCCGGCCATCTGCTGCAGACGGTGATCTCGGGCGTGCTGTTCGGGGTCGTCTTCTTCACCATCTGGTCGGCGATCGGCTACGCCGCCACGGGCGGCAACCGCGACTTCACCTCGATGACCGCGACCATCCCCATGCAGTACGAGCTGATGGTCGAGCACAGCCACGCGCAGGCCGCCCGCAGCATTCTGCTCGCGGCGGGCGCGACCCCGCCCGGTCCCGCCGCGCCGCAGGGCGCCGGCCGCGGCGCGAACGGCGCGCCCGTCGTGCCCGCCGCAGCGGGCTCCCCGCAGCCCGTACGCCCGCCGCACGGCGACTACGGTGCGCAGAGCGCCGCCGGATCCGCGGGCGGCACCGGTCCCCAGCGGCTCCAGGACGCCTCCGCCCCGTCATCCGCGTACGCCGCGGAGGGCACCCGGAGCGACGACGCGTCGTCAGTCGCCACCGGCGCCGACGCCTCCCCCTCCGCGGGCAATCGCCCGCAGTACGGCAGGCCCGCGGCGCCCGCGCCCACCCGCAGCGCCTCCGCCGCGAGCCCGTCCCGGCCGCAGTACGGCAGGCCCGCGTCGGCCCCGACCGCGGATCCGGAGCAGACCGACGACGACGGCGCCACCGACGCAACCCACCGGGATCCGCGCCCCTGA